In Cytobacillus oceanisediminis, the following proteins share a genomic window:
- a CDS encoding S8 family peptidase, which produces MLTAFLILPLMFPGMGSAESKSSPHTSVKKAAPQTAKSKINSSLLKQFDKEDKVTFLIKFKEQADTSAAAKKAEKAAASQKLTASKSKYMKRSAVLSSLRSTAIETQGHVTDFLKKQEKDGKAKDVQSFYIVNAIAVTATKDVMEQIAVFPEVEKILPNETRQLHKPVKEAEKALKTQAETSSIEWNIDRVGAPAVWEMGIDGSGTVVASIDTGVQWNHPALKEKYRGYNPAQPDSPTHEFSWFDATAGQTAPYDDQGHGTHVTGTMVGSEPNGANQIGVAPGAKWIAVKAFTASGGTDVDLLEAGEWILAPKDAEGNPHPEKAPDVVNNSWGGGPGLDEWYRPMVQAWRAAEIFPEFSAGNTTLFNPGGPGSVATPANYPESFATGATDINNGLGSFSLLGPSPYDEIKPDVSAPGVNIRSSVPGSGYEGGWNGTSMAGPHVSAVAALLRQVDSSLTVEEMEEILLTTSTPLTNGTYPETPNNGFGYGLVNAFDAVSSVLTGLGKIKGQVAKEGDDSEAPAANHEAPQETYAGMNLALELTASDNVSVTRVDLEYLKADGSWAVIEAEITAGNYKDGTYQAVIPGEDIAEPSVTYKWKVNDFGGNLTETDSYEVAVRPGISIGYSQDFESQPVGWTSYGPENSWEWGVPTTGPGSAASGEKVYATNLDGTYANRANMNLQMPPIDLPEGNAYLQFKQWHELENRYDYGHVFVSTDMENWEQVLRVNGNTTDWVNAEVDLSAYAGQRIYVAFNMTTDGSVQKQGWYIDDVQLSDTPVEPAGKAQPGISKDKPSAELKKEKVNPDSIVPKKNAPAKDDDKQQQPAPVLLPLTAEVSVLESGRSIFTNPQNGSYEMTHASGEFTVMAEAYGYRSQTQSVNIPQDGEATANFVLEEIPKGTVTGVVTNEATGEPVANTTLLLIEDAAVQPVTTNENGEYTITAYEGTYTLKAMAPSYYSKEQSITIEGGSSLDQNIELKPFIGYPGEIGYDDGTAENARAFYDAGNGWAVKMSLASGHDSAMVTGGLFRFWDTSWPTPGGTDFKVEVYDASGPDGAPGKKLAGPFEATALRNGEWTHIDLSDEGIVTNGDFYLVYIQSAPNPNAPGLGTDEDGENAGRSWQLVGGAWSPSPEDEGNYMIRATVNYEVTAPVITSPADGTFTNQGKVTVEGTSAPTTTVKVFNNGEEVASAETTEEGTFSSEVSLSEGENTLTAKAATESGSTDASEPVKVIYDKTKPELAITSPADKSKTNKETVTVKGTVSDDNLDWVKVNGQAAKVTDGEYSLRILLDEGENTITVTAQDKAKNTEEKTITVDAKYTAPAIENLLPAEDKELKKGESVKIEFDSEPGLKATFAIRMPLTNAGGQLNNATELPMMETSPGHYVGYYTATSNVKAPGAEIEVKVTDDYGNETRKTAEGKLWINAKKKNNSTKK; this is translated from the coding sequence ATGCTGACAGCTTTTCTGATTTTGCCGCTGATGTTCCCAGGCATGGGATCAGCCGAAAGTAAGAGCTCTCCGCATACCTCAGTTAAGAAAGCTGCACCTCAGACAGCAAAAAGCAAAATAAACAGCTCATTGCTGAAACAATTTGATAAAGAAGATAAAGTAACATTCCTGATAAAGTTTAAAGAACAAGCTGATACTTCAGCAGCAGCCAAGAAAGCTGAAAAAGCGGCTGCATCCCAAAAACTGACAGCCTCTAAATCCAAGTACATGAAACGCTCTGCAGTCCTATCCTCACTAAGATCTACAGCTATTGAAACTCAAGGCCATGTCACAGATTTCCTTAAAAAGCAGGAAAAAGACGGCAAGGCAAAAGATGTTCAATCCTTCTACATCGTCAATGCCATTGCAGTAACAGCTACAAAGGACGTTATGGAACAAATCGCGGTGTTTCCTGAAGTAGAAAAAATCCTTCCAAACGAAACTAGACAGCTTCATAAGCCAGTAAAGGAAGCCGAAAAAGCTCTCAAAACACAAGCAGAAACCAGTTCAATCGAGTGGAATATTGACCGTGTCGGCGCTCCTGCTGTATGGGAAATGGGAATCGACGGATCTGGTACTGTCGTTGCATCCATTGATACAGGTGTTCAGTGGAACCACCCGGCGTTAAAAGAAAAATACCGGGGCTATAACCCTGCACAACCCGATTCTCCAACACATGAATTCAGCTGGTTTGATGCCACAGCAGGCCAGACAGCACCATATGATGATCAGGGACATGGGACCCACGTAACTGGAACAATGGTTGGATCCGAGCCAAATGGAGCCAATCAGATTGGTGTTGCACCTGGTGCGAAGTGGATTGCAGTAAAAGCCTTCACTGCAAGCGGAGGAACTGACGTAGATCTGCTTGAAGCCGGTGAATGGATTCTAGCTCCAAAGGATGCTGAAGGAAACCCGCATCCTGAAAAAGCTCCGGATGTTGTCAACAATTCATGGGGCGGCGGACCTGGGCTGGATGAGTGGTATCGCCCAATGGTTCAGGCATGGCGGGCAGCTGAAATTTTCCCAGAGTTCTCTGCCGGAAACACAACTTTGTTTAATCCTGGCGGACCCGGTTCTGTTGCTACACCGGCTAACTACCCGGAATCATTCGCAACTGGTGCGACAGATATTAATAATGGTTTAGGCAGCTTCTCATTGCTGGGACCATCACCATACGATGAAATTAAGCCTGATGTATCTGCACCCGGTGTTAACATTCGTTCCTCAGTACCTGGAAGCGGATATGAAGGCGGCTGGAATGGAACTTCCATGGCTGGCCCGCATGTTTCCGCGGTTGCCGCGCTGCTCCGCCAGGTTGACTCAAGTCTGACTGTTGAAGAGATGGAGGAAATTTTACTGACTACCTCTACTCCACTGACAAATGGTACTTATCCTGAGACACCAAATAATGGTTTTGGATATGGGCTCGTCAACGCCTTCGATGCGGTTTCTTCCGTACTTACCGGTCTTGGAAAAATTAAAGGCCAGGTTGCAAAAGAAGGAGACGACTCAGAAGCTCCTGCAGCCAATCACGAAGCACCTCAGGAAACATATGCAGGAATGAATCTGGCACTTGAATTGACGGCATCAGATAATGTAAGCGTCACAAGAGTTGATCTTGAATACTTAAAAGCTGACGGCAGCTGGGCAGTCATTGAGGCCGAAATAACAGCTGGAAACTATAAAGATGGTACTTACCAGGCAGTTATTCCTGGAGAAGACATCGCCGAACCTTCCGTAACTTATAAATGGAAGGTAAATGATTTTGGCGGAAATTTAACTGAAACTGACTCCTATGAAGTTGCAGTAAGACCTGGAATCAGCATCGGCTATTCTCAGGACTTTGAATCACAGCCTGTCGGCTGGACTTCATATGGACCGGAAAACAGCTGGGAGTGGGGTGTCCCAACAACAGGTCCTGGCAGTGCTGCTTCGGGAGAGAAAGTATATGCTACAAATCTGGACGGCACCTATGCCAATAGAGCAAACATGAATCTGCAGATGCCTCCTATTGACCTGCCGGAAGGCAATGCCTACCTTCAGTTCAAGCAATGGCACGAGCTTGAAAACCGTTATGATTACGGCCATGTATTCGTTTCAACTGACATGGAAAACTGGGAACAGGTTCTTCGCGTAAACGGTAATACAACAGACTGGGTAAATGCAGAAGTGGATTTAAGTGCGTATGCAGGACAGAGAATTTATGTAGCATTCAATATGACTACCGATGGATCTGTTCAGAAGCAAGGCTGGTATATCGATGATGTCCAATTATCTGATACTCCAGTTGAACCTGCAGGTAAAGCTCAGCCGGGCATCAGCAAAGATAAACCTTCTGCAGAACTAAAGAAAGAAAAGGTAAATCCGGATAGCATTGTACCTAAAAAGAATGCTCCTGCAAAAGATGATGATAAACAGCAGCAGCCTGCGCCTGTGCTGCTTCCGCTTACTGCCGAAGTAAGTGTGCTGGAATCAGGCAGATCCATATTTACAAATCCGCAGAATGGTTCTTATGAAATGACACATGCTTCAGGCGAGTTTACGGTAATGGCAGAAGCTTACGGTTACCGTTCTCAAACGCAAAGCGTAAATATCCCGCAGGATGGAGAAGCAACCGCAAATTTCGTCCTTGAGGAAATACCAAAAGGGACAGTCACAGGTGTTGTGACAAATGAAGCAACTGGAGAGCCTGTTGCGAATACTACGCTTCTTTTAATAGAAGATGCGGCAGTACAGCCAGTAACAACTAATGAAAACGGTGAATATACAATCACAGCCTACGAAGGCACATACACTTTAAAAGCTATGGCACCTTCCTACTACAGCAAGGAGCAGAGCATTACGATCGAAGGCGGCTCTTCACTAGATCAAAATATTGAGCTAAAGCCATTTATCGGATACCCGGGTGAAATCGGATATGATGATGGTACAGCTGAAAACGCACGTGCATTCTACGATGCCGGCAATGGCTGGGCAGTTAAAATGTCCCTTGCATCCGGCCATGACAGTGCAATGGTGACTGGCGGCTTATTCCGCTTCTGGGATACCAGCTGGCCGACTCCTGGCGGAACAGACTTCAAAGTAGAAGTATACGATGCAAGCGGACCAGATGGAGCACCTGGTAAAAAGCTGGCTGGACCATTTGAAGCAACAGCTTTAAGAAACGGTGAATGGACACATATAGACCTAAGTGATGAAGGAATCGTTACTAATGGTGACTTCTATCTGGTATATATCCAATCAGCACCGAATCCAAATGCTCCTGGTCTTGGAACAGATGAGGATGGAGAAAATGCAGGACGCAGCTGGCAGCTTGTTGGCGGAGCATGGTCTCCTTCTCCTGAGGATGAAGGAAACTATATGATCCGTGCGACAGTGAACTATGAAGTAACTGCACCTGTCATCACTTCTCCAGCTGACGGAACCTTCACAAACCAAGGTAAAGTTACAGTTGAAGGTACTTCCGCTCCTACAACTACTGTAAAAGTATTTAATAATGGAGAGGAAGTCGCATCAGCAGAAACAACTGAAGAAGGTACATTCTCAAGTGAAGTTTCACTTTCCGAAGGGGAAAATACTCTTACTGCGAAGGCAGCTACAGAGTCAGGATCTACTGATGCCTCTGAACCTGTAAAAGTAATATATGACAAAACTAAGCCGGAATTGGCAATAACAAGTCCTGCAGATAAATCTAAAACAAACAAAGAAACAGTCACTGTTAAAGGAACCGTTTCAGACGATAACCTTGATTGGGTTAAAGTAAACGGCCAGGCAGCAAAGGTTACAGATGGTGAATACTCTCTTCGCATCCTGCTGGATGAAGGTGAAAACACCATTACGGTAACAGCACAGGATAAAGCGAAGAACACCGAAGAAAAAACAATAACGGTCGATGCAAAATACACCGCTCCTGCCATAGAAAATCTTCTTCCTGCAGAAGATAAAGAACTTAAAAAAGGCGAATCGGTAAAAATCGAATTTGATAGCGAACCAGGGTTAAAAGCTACGTTTGCCATTAGAATGCCTTTAACAAATGCCGGCGGACAGCTGAATAACGCTACTGAGCTTCCAATGATGGAAACTTCCCCGGGCCATTATGTCGGCTACTATACTGCCACTTCAAATGTAAAGGCACCTGGTGCCGAAATTGAAGTGAAGGTAACGGATGACTACGGCAATGAAACTCGCAAGACAGCAGAAGGCAAACTGTGGATTAACGCGAAAAAGAAGAATAACAGCACTAAAAAGTAG
- a CDS encoding RNA polymerase sigma factor: protein MERISAEAFEDIYSEYSDRIYGYIFLLVNDKEVAEDLTQDTFIKAYKYMSQFNGESQIFTWLVRISRNVAIDYLRKKNRFKFFSIEKFQLQSDEDTPTEIMIKGEKVTLLYEAIRHLKLSYQEVLILRKIKEFSIKETAEILNWNENKVKITTSRALAALKKELQKRGEIHEELIRIR from the coding sequence ATGGAGAGAATATCGGCAGAAGCTTTTGAAGATATATACAGCGAATACAGCGATCGAATTTATGGATACATATTTCTTCTCGTGAATGATAAGGAAGTCGCCGAAGATCTGACACAGGACACCTTTATAAAAGCTTATAAATATATGAGCCAATTTAATGGGGAGTCCCAGATCTTTACTTGGCTGGTCCGTATATCAAGAAATGTAGCCATTGATTATTTGCGCAAAAAAAACAGATTCAAATTTTTCTCAATTGAAAAATTCCAGCTCCAATCAGATGAAGATACTCCAACAGAGATTATGATTAAGGGTGAAAAAGTTACACTCTTATATGAAGCAATCCGCCATTTGAAATTAAGCTATCAAGAAGTGCTCATTTTGAGAAAAATAAAGGAGTTTTCCATCAAGGAAACGGCCGAAATCTTGAATTGGAATGAAAACAAAGTAAAAATCACCACTTCCAGGGCACTCGCAGCACTAAAAAAAGAATTGCAGAAAAGGGGGGAAATCCATGAAGAACTCATTCGGATTCGATAA
- a CDS encoding ABC transporter substrate-binding protein — translation MKKGLIFIISAILLIGTLAGCSGEESVQAEKTKDGKVIVDFWSFWGSETRRPIIEKIIEDFNNSQDEILVKHTYLPWGDIWTKNLASVAAGNPADVIINDINSVAQRAENAQSEDLSKYIDESFKDQFYPHLWETVMYEDKPYAVPFNTDTRLLFYNKDAFKEAGLDPEKPPATWAELEEYAAKLDIKDGDRYERVGFYPLWGSIGAASWMTSADGGKGFIQDGELYINTPKKQEALQWLLGWKERLGEKTVQSFEAEFGSEQSNPFIAGKVAMWVDIGTFYTQIRDYGENMNFGVAPIPAYEKGSGNWSDGGGFVAEIPKGAKHPEEAMKFIKYLTGPEAQKYWAMKNYDNVANKEAAEAVVKELKGDDKYVYEASVKNLDQTQLFPVPVKYPDYQNRINPHIDNVLLGKTKPEKALAKAEKDVEKLKRK, via the coding sequence ATGAAAAAAGGATTAATCTTTATCATTTCCGCCATCCTGCTTATTGGCACCTTGGCAGGCTGTTCGGGTGAGGAAAGTGTTCAGGCAGAAAAAACGAAGGATGGAAAAGTCATTGTTGATTTCTGGAGCTTCTGGGGTTCAGAAACGAGGCGTCCAATCATAGAAAAAATCATAGAGGATTTTAACAATTCACAGGATGAGATTTTGGTAAAGCATACATATTTGCCCTGGGGAGATATTTGGACAAAGAACCTGGCATCCGTTGCAGCGGGAAACCCGGCGGATGTTATTATAAACGATATTAATTCAGTCGCCCAGCGCGCTGAAAATGCACAATCCGAAGATTTGAGCAAGTATATCGATGAATCCTTTAAAGATCAATTTTATCCTCATTTATGGGAAACTGTAATGTACGAGGACAAACCTTATGCAGTTCCATTCAATACAGATACAAGATTGCTATTTTACAATAAAGATGCTTTTAAAGAAGCTGGACTTGATCCGGAAAAGCCGCCAGCAACATGGGCGGAGCTGGAGGAGTACGCCGCAAAGCTTGATATAAAGGATGGAGACCGCTATGAGAGAGTTGGCTTTTATCCACTATGGGGAAGCATTGGTGCCGCTAGCTGGATGACAAGCGCTGACGGCGGAAAAGGATTCATTCAAGATGGAGAACTTTATATTAATACACCTAAAAAGCAGGAAGCGCTTCAATGGCTGCTGGGATGGAAAGAGCGTCTTGGTGAGAAGACAGTTCAATCTTTTGAAGCTGAATTTGGCAGTGAGCAGTCAAATCCATTTATTGCAGGCAAAGTGGCAATGTGGGTTGATATCGGCACGTTTTACACACAAATTCGTGACTACGGAGAGAATATGAACTTTGGGGTGGCCCCAATTCCTGCATATGAAAAAGGTTCGGGGAATTGGAGCGATGGCGGCGGTTTCGTAGCTGAAATACCGAAAGGAGCCAAACATCCTGAGGAAGCTATGAAATTTATTAAGTATTTAACTGGCCCCGAGGCACAAAAATACTGGGCAATGAAAAACTATGATAATGTCGCAAATAAAGAAGCTGCAGAAGCAGTTGTTAAAGAGCTAAAGGGCGATGATAAATACGTATATGAAGCTTCGGTGAAGAACCTGGATCAAACGCAATTGTTTCCGGTTCCAGTAAAGTATCCTGATTACCAGAACCGCATCAATCCGCATATAGACAATGTGCTGCTGGGAAAAACAAAGCCAGAAAAAGCGCTGGCAAAAGCAGAGAAAGATGTTGAAAAACTAAAGAGAAAATAG
- a CDS encoding carbohydrate ABC transporter permease, with protein sequence MKSYDTTIARRGADLAGKKVKTSRRRMSRQTRENIFGYLFISPWIIGFLGLTLGPLLFSLFASFTDYNITSRMNFIGLDNFKRMFTIDDLFKTSLWNTLYYVLFSVPLTTAGAIFLSVLLNQKVRGMKFFRTLYYLPAILSGVAVYFLWMQLLSPSTGLVNTFLAWVGIEGPAWLFDPEWTKPALLLMKMWSVGGGMLLYLASLQGVSASLYEAADLDGAGVMQKFFYITLPMISPIIFFDVLTSTIGSFQIFQEAYVMTENGSGGPGNSLLFYNLHMWNNAFEVFDMGYASAMAWLLFIVVMILTIINMKLGKKWVHYEGGDNK encoded by the coding sequence TTGAAATCATATGATACAACGATTGCGCGCCGGGGAGCGGATCTTGCGGGCAAGAAAGTAAAGACATCACGCAGACGGATGTCCCGCCAAACAAGAGAAAATATCTTTGGCTATCTATTTATCAGCCCGTGGATAATCGGATTTCTGGGATTGACACTTGGTCCTCTTTTATTTTCCCTATTTGCAAGTTTTACAGATTATAATATTACTTCAAGAATGAATTTTATCGGCCTTGATAATTTTAAACGCATGTTTACAATCGATGATCTTTTTAAAACGTCTTTATGGAATACTCTTTATTACGTTTTATTCTCTGTCCCGCTGACTACTGCAGGGGCGATTTTTCTGTCGGTTCTTTTAAATCAGAAAGTAAGAGGCATGAAATTTTTCCGCACACTTTATTATCTGCCTGCTATCCTTTCAGGTGTTGCGGTTTATTTTTTGTGGATGCAGCTGCTAAGTCCTTCAACAGGACTGGTTAATACGTTCCTAGCATGGGTTGGGATTGAAGGGCCAGCATGGCTGTTTGACCCTGAATGGACGAAACCAGCTTTGCTTTTAATGAAAATGTGGAGTGTCGGCGGAGGGATGCTGCTTTACCTTGCAAGTCTGCAGGGAGTTTCAGCTTCTCTGTATGAAGCAGCGGATCTGGATGGGGCAGGTGTTATGCAGAAATTCTTTTATATCACCCTGCCAATGATTTCACCAATCATTTTCTTCGATGTGCTGACCAGTACCATAGGTTCCTTTCAGATCTTTCAAGAAGCATATGTCATGACAGAAAACGGAAGCGGAGGACCAGGAAACTCACTCCTATTCTACAATCTGCATATGTGGAATAATGCGTTTGAAGTGTTTGACATGGGTTATGCATCTGCAATGGCCTGGCTGCTGTTCATTGTCGTAATGATACTGACAATCATTAATATGAAACTCGGCAAAAAATGGGTTCATTATGAGGGGGGAGATAATAAATGA
- a CDS encoding carbohydrate ABC transporter permease: protein MRTAAAPKFYETKKFKDKVKQTIIFIVLLAGSVLVLSPLWWMVSTSLKSPSEIAQYPPTFVPKEFHFSNYVEAWKTAPFTRWAMNTFFIAFCGMAGNVLVNSLVAYAFAKIRFKGRNALFIVVLSTMLIPGFVTMVPQYILFSKLGWVNTYLPLIVPAFLGSAFFIFLLRQFMMTIPNELIEAAVLDGANHLQIWWHIMLPLTKPALITVAIFSFNGAWNDLLGPLLYINDESLYTLQIGLQTFKGTLQTQWHYLMAMSVMVLLPVVLLFFFFQKHFIEGSNIASGTKG from the coding sequence ATGAGGACTGCCGCAGCACCGAAGTTTTATGAGACAAAAAAATTCAAAGATAAAGTAAAGCAGACGATTATTTTTATCGTTTTATTAGCAGGAAGTGTACTGGTATTATCTCCTCTGTGGTGGATGGTTTCGACATCATTGAAATCCCCCTCTGAGATTGCCCAATATCCGCCTACCTTTGTGCCAAAAGAATTCCATTTTTCCAATTATGTTGAAGCCTGGAAAACAGCGCCGTTTACACGCTGGGCAATGAATACGTTTTTTATTGCCTTTTGCGGAATGGCTGGAAATGTTCTTGTCAATTCGCTCGTTGCTTATGCATTTGCGAAAATCCGTTTTAAAGGAAGAAATGCTTTGTTTATAGTTGTGTTATCAACCATGCTGATTCCAGGGTTTGTTACGATGGTGCCTCAGTACATTTTATTTTCGAAGCTTGGCTGGGTAAATACGTATCTGCCGCTGATTGTTCCAGCTTTTTTGGGGAGTGCCTTTTTTATCTTCCTTTTGCGCCAGTTTATGATGACCATTCCTAATGAACTGATAGAGGCAGCAGTACTTGATGGTGCGAATCATCTGCAGATCTGGTGGCATATCATGCTGCCGCTGACGAAGCCGGCTCTTATTACAGTGGCCATTTTTTCATTTAATGGGGCATGGAATGATCTTCTCGGACCATTATTGTATATAAATGATGAAAGTCTGTACACACTGCAAATCGGGCTTCAGACCTTCAAGGGAACATTGCAGACACAATGGCATTACCTGATGGCGATGTCAGTCATGGTTCTCCTGCCTGTTGTCCTGCTATTCTTCTTCTTCCAGAAGCACTTTATAGAAGGTTCAAATATCGCATCAGGCACGAAGGGATAA
- a CDS encoding TatD family hydrolase, which yields MDKYIDAHIHLDKYSNNELEKMFLELPFQLSLITVSSDLSSCKRNLALAENYPFVKPAFGFHPEQDLPGDHDISELFSWIEIYKEQMAAVGEVGLPYYLKSDGSKQLGGYIELLEEFIKLAKKWDMPIALHAIYDDAPIVCNLLEKHSIKKAHFHWFKGDTSAVSRLIANGYYISFTPDIVYEKEIQDLVRDYPLDKLMAETDGPWEFEGPFKNKPTHPAMMAHSISTLAELKEIAFSSALKQLYDNTKSFYNID from the coding sequence GTGGATAAGTATATTGATGCCCATATTCATCTTGATAAGTACAGCAATAATGAATTAGAGAAAATGTTTCTTGAGTTGCCGTTTCAGCTTTCACTTATTACAGTTTCAAGCGATTTGTCATCCTGCAAAAGAAATCTTGCTCTTGCAGAGAATTATCCCTTTGTTAAACCAGCCTTTGGTTTTCACCCTGAACAGGATTTGCCTGGTGATCATGATATTTCAGAGCTTTTCAGCTGGATAGAGATTTACAAAGAGCAGATGGCTGCAGTTGGAGAAGTTGGCCTTCCATACTATTTAAAGTCTGATGGGAGCAAGCAGCTTGGCGGATATATTGAACTTCTCGAAGAATTCATTAAGCTTGCTAAAAAGTGGGATATGCCCATCGCCCTCCATGCTATTTATGATGACGCACCGATTGTGTGCAATTTATTGGAAAAGCATTCGATTAAAAAAGCTCATTTTCACTGGTTTAAAGGCGACACCTCAGCTGTTAGCAGGCTGATTGCCAATGGTTATTATATCTCCTTTACACCAGATATCGTATACGAAAAAGAAATACAGGACCTTGTACGAGATTACCCGCTGGATAAATTGATGGCAGAAACAGATGGTCCATGGGAATTCGAAGGCCCTTTTAAAAACAAGCCTACCCATCCAGCTATGATGGCCCATTCCATCAGCACCCTGGCTGAACTAAAAGAAATAGCTTTCAGCAGCGCTCTTAAGCAGCTATATGATAATACAAAAAGCTTCTATAATATTGATTGA
- a CDS encoding ABC transporter ATP-binding protein → MIQLTVNHLTKSFDSNQVLDNLSFHVNEGEFVSILGPSGSGKSTIFNLIGGMLLPDEGSITLGNVKINGKRGSISYMPQTPSLMPWRTILQNVLLGQEIMGKTDSETARKMLQKAGLGDYENAYPHELSGGMKQRAAFIRALLSPQPIILLDEPFSALDELTRHDMQKWLLDIWNVHKPTILFVTHNIEEAIYLSDRILVLSSKPAEVIQEFKVPFYRPRMEELFLDENFLACKRSIHHTLKNQ, encoded by the coding sequence ATGATACAATTAACAGTTAATCATTTAACCAAAAGTTTTGATTCAAATCAGGTTTTAGACAATTTGAGTTTTCATGTAAATGAAGGGGAGTTTGTTTCGATTCTAGGTCCATCAGGGAGCGGAAAGAGCACCATTTTCAACCTGATTGGCGGGATGCTCCTGCCTGACGAAGGCTCCATAACGCTTGGGAATGTGAAGATCAACGGCAAACGCGGTTCAATAAGCTATATGCCTCAGACACCTTCCCTGATGCCATGGAGAACCATTCTCCAAAACGTTCTGCTTGGCCAGGAGATTATGGGAAAAACCGATTCCGAAACGGCCAGAAAAATGCTTCAAAAAGCTGGTCTCGGCGACTATGAAAATGCATATCCCCATGAATTATCAGGGGGGATGAAGCAAAGGGCTGCCTTTATCCGGGCACTATTAAGCCCGCAGCCAATCATATTGCTGGATGAACCTTTTTCAGCTTTAGATGAGCTTACCCGCCATGATATGCAAAAATGGCTTCTTGATATTTGGAATGTGCATAAGCCGACAATTCTGTTTGTAACACACAATATCGAAGAAGCCATTTACCTCTCTGATCGAATTTTAGTATTGAGCAGCAAGCCTGCTGAAGTAATTCAAGAATTTAAGGTACCCTTTTACAGGCCAAGGATGGAGGAACTTTTTCTCGATGAAAATTTCCTTGCCTGCAAAAGGAGCATCCATCATACGCTGAAAAATCAATAG
- a CDS encoding ABC transporter permease, translated as MINVFRKGWRPAAVLLLLFILWELAVNLAEVPAWLLPPPTDIVHEAISGWEGFRLHLQSTVILSLLGFFIGTVIGLLTAVILHLLPFIRESVYPLLILSQNVPIIVLAPLMVIWFGFGILPKLIVITLVCFFPITVAALDGFRQTPGELRHYMLMAGASKGQLFWKLELPYSLPSLFSGLKISATYSVMGAVISEWLGAKAGIGVYMTLASSSFRTDRVFVAIFAIMLLSLLFFGGILLAERLLIKWKSRESGRK; from the coding sequence ATGATAAATGTGTTCAGAAAAGGATGGAGGCCGGCTGCGGTTCTCCTCCTTTTATTCATTCTTTGGGAATTGGCAGTGAACCTGGCAGAAGTTCCTGCATGGCTCCTGCCTCCGCCGACAGATATCGTTCATGAAGCGATTTCGGGCTGGGAGGGCTTCCGCCTTCATCTTCAATCGACAGTCATTCTTTCCCTATTGGGATTTTTCATTGGCACCGTCATAGGATTACTCACAGCTGTTATCCTGCACTTATTGCCTTTTATAAGGGAGTCGGTTTACCCTCTCCTCATACTTTCACAGAATGTGCCTATAATTGTTCTGGCTCCTTTGATGGTTATTTGGTTTGGTTTCGGGATACTTCCAAAGCTGATTGTCATCACGCTGGTTTGCTTCTTCCCCATTACTGTTGCTGCATTGGACGGCTTTCGCCAAACCCCCGGAGAACTTAGGCATTATATGCTGATGGCAGGGGCCAGCAAAGGACAGCTGTTTTGGAAGCTGGAGCTTCCCTATTCCCTTCCCTCTTTATTTTCAGGGCTAAAAATCTCCGCAACCTATAGTGTGATGGGTGCTGTAATATCCGAATGGCTCGGAGCTAAAGCAGGAATAGGTGTTTATATGACTTTGGCCTCTTCTTCATTTCGGACAGACCGTGTTTTTGTTGCCATTTTTGCGATTATGCTGTTAAGCTTGTTGTTTTTTGGAGGAATATTACTGGCTGAACGTTTGCTTATTAAATGGAAGTCACGGGAGAGTGGCAGGAAATGA
- a CDS encoding thiamine-binding protein, with translation MANTLVSIQIIPKTKDGENVIPYVDEAISVIQQSGVKYEVHPLETTMEGDLEHLLKIIADMNRKMIEKGSSNVISQVKILYQPDGIEMSDLTEKYRP, from the coding sequence ATGGCAAACACACTTGTAAGTATTCAGATCATACCGAAAACAAAAGATGGGGAAAATGTTATACCTTATGTCGATGAAGCAATTAGTGTCATTCAGCAATCCGGTGTTAAGTACGAAGTGCATCCCCTCGAAACAACGATGGAAGGCGATTTAGAACATTTATTGAAAATCATAGCTGATATGAACAGAAAAATGATTGAAAAAGGAAGCAGCAATGTTATCTCACAGGTTAAGATTCTATATCAGCCGGACGGAATTGAAATGAGTGATTTAACGGAGAAATACCGTCCATGA